Part of the Brassica oleracea var. oleracea cultivar TO1000 chromosome C8, BOL, whole genome shotgun sequence genome is shown below.
ATTATAGCCTCAAAGAGAGCTCGATGAAGGCCGTAACCCTCAGAATGTGAACAAGCTCGAGATAAGCCCAGATAAGCGTCATCTAGCAGCAGCTTGCAATCCTTATATACGGCTCTTTGATATCAATTCCCATCATGGACATGTATATATATCCTTTATTTTATCTTTATTTAAATGTGGTTTTTGGTTTCTTGGACATGGAGTTTTACGTGAGCATCTTTAGGTGAGGACTTTTGTTGCACACACCAGCAATGTTACGGCCGTTGGGTTTCATGCTGATGGCAATTCGATGTACTCAGGATCAGACGATGGCACAGTTAGGATCTGGGACTTGAGGTACAATCAGTTTTTCTTTCAGCTGAAATCAATGTTAGTTAAGGACATACATGTTCTTAGCAACACTTTGTTGACTCGTAAACTGAGATGCAGGGCTCCTAATCGACCAGAGGTGTACGAACGGAATTGCCTAAAGGCATATCACTTGGATGGAAGTGTTACCCCAATTAACACAGTTGTTTTACACCCAAATCAGGTACATCAACTCTAGCTAACTCGTGTATATGTTAGTGCTTGTTGTTGTTGGCAATATATATATGTATCAGCTTTCTTTATTTGGTAACGAGAGTTGTGTGTGTTATCACACTATCTAATTGGTAAAATGGTACAGATTGAACTGATATCTGGAGACCAAGATGGAATTATACGTGTATGGGATACGAGAATGAATTCATGTACCATTGAACTGGTACAATTCTTTATACTATAGTTACATTATAATTACGTAAAATCATTTGATAAATCATTTTATACGTAGAATAGCCTAGTGGTAACACTAGAGTGAACTGGATCCCAAGGCACCCGGGTTCGACTCCTCCGGGATTCCAGAGAGCAACCCAGTGACAAAAAAAAAAAAAAAAAAAAAAAAAAAAAAAAAAAAAAAAAAAAAAATTACGTAAAATCATTTGATAAATCACACTCGGCTGTGTAACTATATATATAGGTACCAGAACCTGATACGGCTATACGGTCTTTATCAGTTATGAGGGATGGGTCAATGTTGGCTGCTGCTAACGACGGTGGCACATGTTATATATGGAACATCGTGCGTGGAAGTCAGGTATTCTTCTCATTAAATTCGTTGGATACAAGTGTTTATTTGTGTTCTAGTGGTGATCGTACATGGACAGAACCAGTTGCATTGTCCATGTCCATATATACGACCAGTCTACATTCCCTAAGGTTTTAAGAAGTAGTTGTGTTGTAATTGTACATGCAATTTAAAATTTAATTCCACTATGTACCAATAAGTGCATTCTTAAAGGGGATGACTGAATCAGCCGATAGAACATCTCGAAAAAAAATTTGATAAATAATTTTCCTTATTTTGCAGGTGATAACCGAGTTTGAGCCCATTCATAAGCTTCAAGCTCATAATAGACATATCCTTAAATGTGTCCTATCTCCTGACAACAAGTAATGCCTTTCTTAAATCGTTTTCCTAATTAAAACTTTTTCCTAGTTCTCTCCAAACCTTGGAAACTTTTACATAAATATTTGTTAATCAGATATCTAGCGACTGCATCCTCTGATAAAACTGTCAAAATCTGGAACGTCGACAGTTTCACGCTAGATAAAGTGTTAACAGGTATGATCTCCATGTATTTAACGTAGTATTTCATTCTCAAGTTTAAGATCATCAATCTTATTTAACAGGACATCAGAGATGGGTCTGGGACTGCGCCTTCTCAGTGGATGCAAAATTTATTTTAACAGGTACTAATCTCTATCCATTTGAACACTTGTGCGAGACATAAGAAGTCTTTAAACTAGACTTGATTCTGTAATTTGCACAGCATCATCGGACATGACGGCTAGATTGTGGTCGATGGAAGAGGGAAACGAACTGAGAGTGTACCGAGGTCATAACAAAGCAATTGTGTGTTGTGCACTCAATGATGTCTAGATTGTGGTCGATGGAAACGGGAAGAGAACTGAGAATGTACCAAGGTCATCTCAAAGCAAATGTGTGTTGTGCGCTCAGTGGATAATCTTGAATAAGAATCGAAAAGGCTAAATTAATTATGAACAAGTTATGATTATGAAACTTGTGTTGTTTGTGTTTTAGAAAACTCTTTTAGATTTCAACCGGATTCATTTTAATTGCTCCTCTCTGATCTCGTCGTGATTAAACATTTCTCCCTACATTTAAAAGCTCGAAGCAGAACCTCGTTTAGATGTTATACAAAAAAAATCTGCCAATGATTAGCTGCAACAAATATTGCATTATTTTCTTATTTCTAGATAGGCAAATTAAGTGGTCTCGTTTGTTCCGTATGCACTCAATGCTTATAATTAAGAAATGCGGTTTAAACCCTCTTCTAGTTTGTAAAAGCATTTTCTCTCATATACTAACACATCTATGTTTCCTAATAATTTTTAAATGCTACTACTAGTTTAATTTATTTTCTCTTACTACTAGTAGTAAACATTCGATGCATTAACTACCCAAAATGAAGGTTAGAGAGAAAATTGCTACTTGTAGTTGTAGCATTTAAAAATGCATCGAATGCATTAACACATTGATGTTTCCTAATCATTTTATTGCATTAACTACCCAACAAAATAAACATCGGATGTTTATAGCAATTTTCTCTCTAATCTCATTTTGGAATAAGAAATGTAGTGGGTTAGAGATGCTCTTAATTGCCAATTTGGGTGTAAAATTTATTGTTTAGGCCTTAAGGGTTTAAATTATGACTTTGTAATAAAGCTTATTCAAGCCGTTAGAATTAGTATTTGTTGGTTAAAATTTAAAATTTAGAGTTTGAGATTTAGCATAGAATAATAATTTATTATTTTAAAACTTGCATTTTTTTTTAAAAAAAAACATGTAATGCATCGATAAGGTTTACCGATTGGTATATGGAGAAAATTTCCTGTTGAAACTTGTATGTTTAAATGTTCAAAAAAAAAACTTGTATGTTTATTCCATTACATAAGTAAACGCACCGTTTAAGCGTCACCGACACGACGGCGTCTCAGGTCATTTTCTGATAGACAGTAGCCGGTGAAGTAGCTGTTAGCCAACGTGGAACTCATGGACGATATACTCCCCTCTGTTCCTAAAAGATCTATATTTTAGTTTTTTCACACATTTTAATAAAACACATTAAATTTGCATAATTTTTTGTGTTTATCTTCTTTTCACAATTTTAAGCCAATAAAAAATCAATTAGTGCACTTAAGATTTTTGAAGTTTGCAATTAGTTGATAAAACTTGCATTGAAAATGTAAAAAATGAATTTTTTAGAAACAAATTTTTTCTCTAGAATATGTATCTTTAAGGAACGGAGAGAGTATTATTTATAAGCCACTAGCCGACAGTGGCCTCGCTGCTTTTCACGTGGTGTCACTAGAGAGGCGAGAGGGAATTTAATTATTAGTGTAATACTCTCAGCTCAGGTGGACATAGACATAGTCGTGTGTCTCTCGGAGGTTGGCAAAAGCTCCGTAACTTGTCAACGATTACCCCGTCCCGTTCCGTCGGATTAACATAAGTAAACACTAATATATGACTCGATCGAATGGCTTTGACAAATGTTTTACAGATATAAGTCAACATTAAATTAAAATAGAAAAGGTCAAAAATACAAAAGGTCAGGTATGATATTTCCTAGAAAAATTATGGTGTCTGACTCTTCAGTATGAGAGTGAAAACTCAGATTACAATATCTCTATTATTAAAAGAAAAGTACCCATTAAAAAATATTCTTAGGTTTTCTAACTTATTTACACTTCCATGTCACTAAGAATTAAATTAAACTATTTATTTTAATGTTTGTCTTTTCCAGTTAAATTAATGAGTTTTCTTTAATCAAATTTAAATTTAATGTCATTAAATAAACCTACATATTTTAATGCTTATCTTTTCTAGTTAAATTAATGAGTTTTTTTTAATCAAATTTAAACTTAATATCATTAAATGAACCTAAAAATACATCATATTTAACGTAGCTTATTACGTACGAGTACGGCCCAATAATGAACTTGAATTTTATTTTTACGAAAACATGAATCACTTGACTTATGTAATATTTAAAATATATTAACTACAATATAACAAATGCATATAACCTACCTATACTTTAGTTTGAAATGATCATGTTCAAGTTTTATATAGTCAACTTATATCATGCATCGATTGATGTACAATATTCAAACCACCTATAGTTTTCGTTTTCTTTATAGGATGTATCAACCAACCAATCATCCCATTGATTTTCTAAGCTTTATAAAAAAANNNNNNNNNNNNNNNNNNNNNNNNNNNNNNNNNNNNNNNNNNNNNNNNNNNNNNNNNNNNNNNNNNNNNNNNNNNNNNNNNNNNNNNNNNNNNNNNNNNNNNNNNNNNNNNNNNNNNNNNNNNNNNNNNNNNNNNNNNNNNNNNNNNNNNNNNNNNNNNNNNNNNNNNNNNNNNNNNNNNNNNNNNNNNNNNNNNNNNNNNNNNNNNNNNNNNNNNNNNNNNNNNNNNNNNNNNNNNNNNNNNNNNNNNNNNNNNNNNNNNNNNNNNNNNNNNNNNNNNNNNNNNNNNNNNNNNNNNNNNNNNNNNNNNNNNNNNNNNNNNNNNNNNNNNNNNNNNNNNNNNNNNNNNNNNNNNNNNNNNNNNNNNNNNNNNNNNNNNNNNNNNNNNNNNNNNNNNNNNNNNNNNNNNNNNNNNNNNNNNNNNNNNNNNNNNNNNNNNNNNNNNNNNNNNNNNNNNNNNNNNNNNNNNNNNNNNNNNNNNNNNNNNNNNNNNNNNNNNNNNNNNNNNNNNNNNNNNNNNCCTTTTTTATATGTTAAATTTTTCATAGAAGTTTAAAAATCATTTTATTTTCTTTAAGCATGTATAACTAATTTATAATCTTTTATGCCATACTCAGTCATAATATAACATTTCTTCATATTTTACATTAATAACCATTGTTTTTATATATCGTCTACAATTCTCTAATTACGTCTATTTGTTCAATTTTTTATATGATATCGAATATTCATCGTAAATAGATGGTTTAAGATGCCAAAAAAATTATTTACTTGGTGAATATAATACATCAAATATTACAAATACATTATTTAGTTAAATAAATAGCCAAAAACCGAAAATTCAAATCCGTGCTGGCGCGCGGATCAGGGTCTAGTATGAACTTAAAAGTCAACTACCGTGAAAACCAATTTTTGGCAGTTTGAGAGATTAATCAGATGAGAGACAAAACAAAACAACTCATTATAATATCCTCTGAGTATAATTTACCAATATTCACTCAATTACCAGAATTTATTTTGGACAAACCATATTTCAATAATTCAAATGTTTTACACTCTTTTAGAAGAGGAAAATTTACAAAATAAAAAAGTATAACCATCTGCCATCTAGTCAGAAAAATATAATCAAATGAATACTAACATACTTACTGACTTGTAAAGTTGTAGAGTTTAGAAACTTTAAGCTTTGCAATCTCTTTGAATACTGACATACTAACTGACTCAATGATTATTGACATACTTACTGATCATATTAATATGGTCAGACGAATTGAGAAAAACGGAGTTCCTCGAGTGATGACACTCTTCAAAATGGAGTTCTGAACCCTTCGGTATAAGAAGAGATTGTCAAAGCTTAAAGACCTTAAAGTCTCTCAACTCTACAAAGAGCTTAAAGTCTCTCAACTCTACAACTCTACAACTCTACAACTCTACAAGTCCGTACTCTACAACTTAGTGACCATATTACATATACACGGAGTTCTTCGAGTGATGTCACCCTTCGGAATGGAGTTATGAAATTTGTAGAGTTGAGGGACTTTAAGGTCATACTGACTGACCATATTATATGTTAATATCGTGAGTCAGTACGTCTCAGTTCGTCTGACCATATTAATATATTACTATGGTCAGTCAGTATGTCTCAAACTCTTTTATATGTTAATATGGTAAATAAGTATGTTAGTATTCGTCTGGCCATATTTACATGTTAATATGGTCAAGAATCAGTAAGAATATTGATCATTGAGAGCTAAGAGACTTTAAGGAAAAAATACATATTCGCATGACCATATCAATATCGCCAGTCAGTATGTCAGTATTCAAATTTCTTTTTTTTTTTAAGTTTACTTTAATGGTTGATGAAGTAAGACCATCCAATGTATTTCTCTATTTTTTCCTCTATAATAGAGGAACTCTATAATAGAGGTGAGTTTCTCTCCAATGTATTTTTCTATTTTTTTTTCTATAAAAGAATATTCTTAAAAGATTCCTTTTTATTTTATAAATAACATATAACTTATAAATATTGCAAATTAACCCATTTATTATAACTTTTAATTTTTTTTCATAAAATTGCAATATTATTTAAATTAAACATTTTATTACAAATGACATTAGAAAATAATAATAAAACAAAATATACATTATCTAAACATCTCATTACTATATTTTCCCATAAATGGTCAATTAATGCATTTTGAAGTGAGAAATGAGCTTCTTTATCTTTAATTTTTCTGAATCAACTTAGAAACTCTTGGAACCGATTATCTTCATCATCTGGTATTTGGACTTCTAGTGGTGGAGCTTCTCTTCCAATACACTAGAAGAAGGAAATAAACAATTCTTAGAGAACCTAAAGAAGTCAAGTGAACAAAGACAAACATCAGTTAGAGATTCAAAGACAAAATTTTGCTTTAAAACAGATGAAGAAAAAAAAAATTATTTTGTGACGTAAATTCCATAGAAGATCCAAATGTCCGTGAACATTTCCAAGTAAAGAAAGCACATATTTTACAAAAGCGCAGTCACTAGCAACAAAATCAGCAAACTCCTCCTCCACCCACGTCATTTGGACAATATTTTAACAATTTTTGTGGATTCGGAAGTAGTTTACCGGAGTATTAAGTTGTTTCAACATGTTGTATTGATTAATATTTAAGTATTAAGTTGTTTCAATATTTATGTTTAATTTTAATATGTTATCAGTATGTAAAATTATGTTAAACTTTTAATAATTAAATTTTAATTAATAGTTTTAATTATCAATATAAAATTTTAGACATCATTCATTAAATAAAAAGTCTGACTTTAAAATAAAATAATTAGTATGTAAACATAAAATAATTAGATATCTTTTTATTTATTTTATTTATATATAAAAATTAAAAATTAGTATGTAAACAAAAATCTGTGCATTTATATGTAAAAATTGTATTTCTTCATAAACATGTATTTTAGTTATAATCACAAAAGTTAAAGGACTATTTTGTAAATAAAAAAGTACATCTCTATTATAGAAGAATGCTATTTTTTCTCCTGAATATAAAGGAAAAAATAGCAATCTCTATTATAGGGAAAGAAATAGAGGTGGGTTGGAGTAAATTTTCCTCTATTATAGCATATAGAGGCAAATATAAGGGTGGGTTGGAGATGCTCTAAGTATGTCAGTATTCGTCTAAAGTAAATATGTCAGTATTTGTCTGACCATATTTATATGCTAATATCCTCAGTCAGTATGTTTCAAGCTCTTTTATATGCTAATATGGTAAGTAAGTATGTCTAGTAGTATTCATCTGACCATATTAGAGCATCCGTAACGGTGAGACTCATTGGAATCCTTAGCGACAAGGGCATTTCAGATTAATCCTAGATATTTTGGATTTTAAAAAAAAAAAAGAAAAAAAAGACGACCATTCACGAGCCGCCACGTAGTCGTGGGGACCCGCAAATAGTGCAAGGATTCACAAAGAAAGAGTCCTTATTTATGAATTTTAAGGATTGAATCCTTAGCTTTTGGTGGGGCCCACTGATTATTTAATTATTTTTTTTTAAGAATTCTCACCTAAGAATTCCCATTGCGGATGCTCTAACAACCAATATGAATATTGATCATTGAGAGTTGAACCCTTCTGAATATGTTTTGTATCCTTTATGAACGTGTTTTGACGGCATCATGAATCAATTCACAATATGTCATCCATCATTTTACTTATTTTTTTCAATGATTAACATATTATTGGAGAAGCATATGACCCATTTTTTCACAAAAAGTAGCATATGACTCAATTACAAGAAAAAATATTGAAAGAGGAGAAGGAAATACCATTCTGAGAGGTGTGTATGACGTCAGCGGCGTATTCTATCTAGTTTATTTAAATAGTTGAAGCGATATCATTTTATAAAACTGAAAGTCAGCTAAACATTTTAGGTGATATAAACTAGTTTCTTTGTTTCACAAAGATGGTAGTTTTGAAGTTTTCACATATTTTAAAAGTGAATTTGTAATTATACCCAGAATAACTATATTTTAACACATAATTTTAAAAGACAAAATATTAATATATAATAATTTTCTAAATTAATATGGAAAAAATAGAGAAAAATATAAATTACACTAAAAACATAAAACAACTATTTTTGTGAAACAAATATCTTTGTTAAATTGCGATATTTTCTTACAAATCGAAATGAATAACAGGTTTAAGAAACTGTTAGGCTTGAAACAAATAAATAAAATTAGTTATTCTATGCCAATTTTAATTAAAAGTAAGAAGGTTGACAAAAAATAAATTTAGAAGCAAGAAGTAACGTCAGCGCAAAAGAATACGATTAGTGTTTTTACTTGTTTGCAATTCGTTAATTTGATTAAGAACAAGTAAACAAGCCACGTGTACCGAAGAAACGTAAGAAAATGTCCGCATCCGTAGACTTTTCCTCCTCCGGTCGTTAAAAAAAAAAGTTACAGCGATCAAAATCACAAACACAAGACGCCGCCGTGACCGTGGATTTGAAGACGTCATCATCCACGTCATTAACACCGACACGTGTCAGTGGAAGACCCGCATGCCAGACGATTCATTGGCTCGTTCGGTGGTAGCCTCCGGTCTCTCTGATTCCGTAGCGCTGTTTCTTCTTCCATCTCCTCTCTCTCTCTCTCTCTATTCCCCAAACATTTGGGCACAGAAGAATCTCTCTCTCTCTCTCTCTCTCTCGCTCTCTCTTCCAGAAAGAAGAAAAATAGAAAAAAATAAAAAAGTCTTGTCCTTTTTTTATGAAATAGCAATTGAGAAAGAAAACCCTAGCACGACTCCGCCGTCTCAGGATTCATCTCGTCGCAGATTTGGTGGGTTCATCGTCTCGAATCGGCTTTCGATTTCTCCGGTGAGTTTGAATTTGGTGATTCGTTTTATCTGTTAGAAATTGAATAGCTTTATGGGTTTGTTGTAGATAGCTGTTTCGTCCACCGTATCTGGTAAAGTTGTAAGCTTTATGGTCTCAAGAGTATCTCACTTCTTCGTAACTCTTGTTCGATTTGGAAACTGATGCTACTTTTGTTCTCATCCACAGCTTGGTTGTGTTGAAGAGCAGCTTTTGAGTTAAGGTTATTAGGAGTCATTTGCAACCTGTCAATGCCATATGGCTGAAGACAGCCTACGGGTTGGTGGTATGATGTCTTCTGGTTTAGCCGTTTTGCTGAACGGTGAAGACGCCAAGGAGAGTTCGTCAAAATCTCGTATTGTTCCGCATTTTGATTATTCCCTTCACCGCCCTCTAGAACGGACCATCGAGTACATATTCGGTCTACCAGAAAAGTCAGTTGCTCCACTGGACGGTGGCAAAGTAGACAGTAGCGTGATTCGAGCCGTGATCAAGAATCAATTCTCCAAGCTTCATTGCGAGTTAGATGCTTCGGTGAGTCGTAGAGAAGGAATCTCTGTTGTGAGTCACGGCGTTGGACCTTCTGTCGTTGCCCTCGAAGATTACAGCATATGCGGCGAGTTCAGGATCGTGAAGCCGCCTCTTGTCTTAGAGAGCTTAGCGCTCTTCAGCAGCGCCAGGGCCAACGCTTGTATCTGGAAAGGCAAATGGATGTACGAAGTGGCTTTGGAGACCTCGGGGATTCAACAGCTTGGCTGGGCGACTATTGCTTGTCCTTTCACTGATCAGAAAGGTGTGGGCGATGCTGACGATTCATATGCTTTTGATGGTCGAAGGGTGAGCAAATGGAACAACGAATCTGAACCTTATGGGCAGTCATGGCTGGCTGGTGACGTCATCGGTTGCTGCATTGATTTGGACTGTGATGAGATATCTTTCTACAGGAATGGTGTCTCCCTTGGGGTTGCGTTTACCGGTATTAGAAAACTCGGACCTGGATTTGGATATTACCCTGCTATTTCTCTCTCTCAAGGTGAGAGATGCGAGTTAAACTTCGGTGCTTACCCGTTTAAGTACCCTGTGGAAGGTTACCAACCTCTCCAAGAAGCTCCATCTCGAAGCTCTTTTGGTACAGAGCTACTACGATGCTTCTCGAGATTGCTGGATAGGCCGGACCGCTCGTTGGCTGATACGTTAAGCAGACTTAGGAGGTTTGCCTCCGTTGAAGAACTCTTCTCCCCAGTTTCCCGCGCCATATGCGATGAGTTCTACTACATACTCGAGCAAGACCGTTTGTTGCCTGAGTACTTAGGACGGGGTGCATTTCTCTCGTTCCTCTTGGAGATTTTCAGAACTCAATCGCCGCACGACTGTTCGAGTCTAGACAGAGTTCTTGATGTGCTTCTTGCGTCCCCGCTATCTCATCTGATATTTGCGCACGTGATAAACGCTCTTGCTTTTAGCTGCAAAACAGCGACGCTTACTCTGACCGAGTGTCCGTACTCGGGACCTTATCCTTATCTCGCGCTGGCTTGTCATTTGTTAAGACGGGAAGAGTTGATGGTGCTGTGGTGGAGATCTCTGCATTTCGAGTTTCTGTTCGAAGGTTTCTTGTCGTGCAGGAGCTCCAACAAGCATGACTTGCAGCAGCTAATGCCTGTTGTTTGGTGGCCTGGATCCTCTGAAGATATTTCCCATGAGAGTAGCATGGGCTTTACCATCTCTGCTCTCTCCGAAGCCATTAACAAGGTATGATAAAATCATTTTCTTTTGCTCTATGGTTATAGTGTCTGGAACATGATTAGCTAATTCTCTCTCTATTGGAATTCAGATTGAGGAGAAGCAGAGAAACCTCTGTCTCTTGGTCATACAATTCATACCACCCATATCGCCTCCCCAGCTTCCTGGTTCAGCATTCAGGGGATTCCTTCAGAACCTCTTATTAAAGAACAGAGGCGCAAACAGGAATCTAGCCCCTTCAGGAGTCACACGAAACTCAGTTCTCGTCTCTCTCTTCTCGGTTATACTCCATTTTCTGTCAGAAGGTTTCGAGATGCTGAAGAGTAGCGAAGAAGCTGTCCGTCACAACGTTGGTTTCCTTCACAGAGGTGGTCAGCAGAAGTTTCCGTTGAGTTTGTTTCTCAAAAACGATCCGCACCGAGCTGATATCACTAGGCTTGGCGGGCTGTTTAGTCATATATCGAAGTCCTACCCTACAGATGATGACCAAGAGGAAGAGATAATGCGGTGGGAAGAAGGTTGTATGGATGATGAGCATAACAGAGTAACTCACACAACCGAGCAGAAGCCGTGCTGTTGCATAGCCTATGATACTGATCTTACTAAATCCTCAAAGGACCGAGGAAAGAACACTGCGAAAAGTTCTCGTGGTCAGTGCAGCTCCATTCCGGAGAGATCGTCTCATGTTGCTGCTGAATGTAGTGGTGGAAGTTTCAGTGAAGAAATAGAGGACAAGCCTAGCACGAGTAATCAGTCTGACCTCCCTGACTTTGGTTATCGTCCAGTAAGGTTTATGAGGACTTCACTACAAGAGAGCAGAGTATCATCGGCTATACTAAGCGAAGAGGAACTGTTAGATTCTCTATTGCTATTATACCATATTGCTGTCGCTCCAAATTTTAAGCAGGTAAGTTTAGTGTTTTAGATTATGTTTCTTGTATGATACATGCCATATGCTTGAAAGGTTTGATTGAATGTTGTTTTTTTTGGTTAGGCATCATACTACATGTCTCAGCAATCGCAGTCGATATCGCTTCTTGAAGAAACGGATAAACAAATAAGAGAACGAGCTTCTGGTGACCAGTTAAAGCGCTTGAAGGAAGCTCGCAAGAGTTACAAGGAAGAAGTGATGGAGTGTGTTAGACATTCTGCTTGGTAAGTTTCACCTTTAATTCTTGGATCATTGTACATCAAAGTGTAGTGATGAAGAGATTTTAATCAAACTCTATGAATAGGTTTCGCATCTCATTGTTCTCTCGGTGGAAGCAAAGGGGAATGTATGCGTTGTGCATGTGGGTTGTTCAGTTACTTCTGATTCTCAGCAAAATGGATTCTGTGTTTGTGTACATTCCAGAGTTCTACCTTGAATCTTTGGTAAATAGTTCAATGCCTCCACTTTAGGAGATGTTTTTCAGCGAAATCCTTAAAACTTACAGTCTCTTTTGATATTCTTTTTCTGCAGGTAGATTGTTTCCATGTGCTTCGCAAGAGTGATCCTCCGTTTGTTCCATCAACAACCTTTA
Proteins encoded:
- the LOC106311764 gene encoding E3 ubiquitin-protein ligase RKP → MAEDSLRVGGMMSSGLAVLLNGEDAKESSSKSRIVPHFDYSLHRPLERTIEYIFGLPEKSVAPLDGGKVDSSVIRAVIKNQFSKLHCELDASVSRREGISVVSHGVGPSVVALEDYSICGEFRIVKPPLVLESLALFSSARANACIWKGKWMYEVALETSGIQQLGWATIACPFTDQKGVGDADDSYAFDGRRVSKWNNESEPYGQSWLAGDVIGCCIDLDCDEISFYRNGVSLGVAFTGIRKLGPGFGYYPAISLSQGERCELNFGAYPFKYPVEGYQPLQEAPSRSSFGTELLRCFSRLLDRPDRSLADTLSRLRRFASVEELFSPVSRAICDEFYYILEQDRLLPEYLGRGAFLSFLLEIFRTQSPHDCSSLDRVLDVLLASPLSHLIFAHVINALAFSCKTATLTLTECPYSGPYPYLALACHLLRREELMVLWWRSLHFEFLFEGFLSCRSSNKHDLQQLMPVVWWPGSSEDISHESSMGFTISALSEAINKIEEKQRNLCLLVIQFIPPISPPQLPGSAFRGFLQNLLLKNRGANRNLAPSGVTRNSVLVSLFSVILHFLSEGFEMLKSSEEAVRHNVGFLHRGGQQKFPLSLFLKNDPHRADITRLGGLFSHISKSYPTDDDQEEEIMRWEEGCMDDEHNRVTHTTEQKPCCCIAYDTDLTKSSKDRGKNTAKSSRGQCSSIPERSSHVAAECSGGSFSEEIEDKPSTSNQSDLPDFGYRPVRFMRTSLQESRVSSAILSEEELLDSLLLLYHIAVAPNFKQASYYMSQQSQSISLLEETDKQIRERASGDQLKRLKEARKSYKEEVMECVRHSAWFRISLFSRWKQRGMYALCMWVVQLLLILSKMDSVFVYIPEFYLESLVDCFHVLRKSDPPFVPSTTFIKQGLSSFITFVVTHFNDSRISNTDLRDLLLQSISVLVQYKEYMEAFENNEAATRHMPAALLSAFDNRSWIPVTNIFLRLCKGSGFSSLKNGESSFSSTVFQALLRDACINDGELLSTFLNRLFNTLSWTITEFSVSVRDMQEKYQVMEFQQRKCCVIFELSSNLARVLEFCTFAIPQAFLSGTDTNLRRLTELILFILNHMTSAVDDEFFDLSLRRQGQPSEKLSRGILLAPLVGIILNLLEASEDSKQKQQHDVVGLFASMDCPDTVYCGFQYLLEYNWDGCVSGDDAYVKKLGQLASFLNHLVNRASSQEPARIEELFNKDATDLDDNTCCICYAGDANAMLVPCSHRSCYGCITRHLLNCQRCFFCNATVIDVVRDNEEDDHR
- the LOC106311075 gene encoding protein LST8 homolog isoform X1, with protein sequence MSQPSVIIATASYDFTIRFWEAQSASCYRAINYPAVPQRELDEGRNPQNVNKLEISPDKRHLAAACNPYIRLFDINSHHGHVRTFVAHTSNVTAVGFHADGNSMYSGSDDGTVRIWDLRAPNRPEVYERNCLKAYHLDGSVTPINTVVLHPNQIELISGDQDGIIRVWDTRMNSCTIELVPEPDTAIRSLSVMRDGSMLAAANDGGTCYIWNIVRGSQVITEFEPIHKLQAHNRHILKCVLSPDNKYLATASSDKTVKIWNVDSFTLDKVLTGHQRWVWDCAFSVDAKFILTASSDMTARLWSMEEGNELRVYRGHNKAIVCCALNDV
- the LOC106311075 gene encoding protein LST8 homolog isoform X2, which gives rise to MSQPSVIIATASYDFTIRFWEAQSASCYRAINYPAPQRELDEGRNPQNVNKLEISPDKRHLAAACNPYIRLFDINSHHGHVRTFVAHTSNVTAVGFHADGNSMYSGSDDGTVRIWDLRAPNRPEVYERNCLKAYHLDGSVTPINTVVLHPNQIELISGDQDGIIRVWDTRMNSCTIELVPEPDTAIRSLSVMRDGSMLAAANDGGTCYIWNIVRGSQVITEFEPIHKLQAHNRHILKCVLSPDNKYLATASSDKTVKIWNVDSFTLDKVLTGHQRWVWDCAFSVDAKFILTASSDMTARLWSMEEGNELRVYRGHNKAIVCCALNDV